The region CCATCTGTCTATCACTGTCTATCAAAAGGGCTAACTTGAACTTATCGGATCCACGAACCATATGACGGTAGTAGGAGAGCCGAAGCCAGTCGGGAGAAGAGCGAAAACATCTCTTCCATCAAGAAACTGGCGTTCTTCGCTCTTCTTACAGTGAAGAATTATTCTACAGTTCTGATATAACTGATGCTATAGCAACGTCTATGCTAACCTCCTTAGGAGCCGCCAGTGTTTTTGAACATACGGTCGCTTCGCTTCTCGCTGCTCGTCACACATAAACCACGGCCGTAGCTGCCAGTAGTTCTTCATAGGACGCTGATTGGTTCAGCCACAAGCGCATAACTTGAAGCCTGGCGAGATGGATTTCCGTGTGATCTCGCAAATCCATCTGCCTCACAAGGTAAAGTATCGGCAAAAGCTGGAGGTAACAGATTAAGAAGGTGgggcaaattaaaatataatgagCTGCGTAAGATGTCTGTGCACCTGACCTGTGTACAAATAAAATCGTGATCCTGAAGTTTCAGTTCATCACTGAGACCCAGCAGCCTCACAACAACTGAGTGTACAGCTGCTGAACACAAATCTGAGGGGAATACTGAGTCCAATATCACTTAGAATAAGGAAGCATCTTTTATTGTACACGTGGCCGTTTATAGTAGTTGTATAGTAGCTTAACTCTGTCCTGTCCAGATGTTAACTAAGAGGACAAGATTTGTTTGCCAGTTGGCTGTCACAGGTAGTGATACACTAGCTAAATCTGTACACGGTCAGTGGAATATTCATAACACAATGCACCAAATGCAATTGTATGACAGTGTAATGGTATAACAGATGTTCTGTTATTCAGAtctaaagtgaaatgaaatctAAGGCACTCTGAGCctgtagaaaatgttttgtaaaatgcttAATAAGAATTTGCCTTATGTAGTTTATTCCTTCTGCCTTGTCTCCCAGCAGAAGCTGAGTCCAGAGAAAGTCTACCACGTGTTGGTGGCTCCCTGCTTTGATAAGAAGCTGGAGGCCATTAGAGAGGAGTTTTACAGCAGCCTGCTGGAGACCAGAGATGTGGACTGTGTCCTCACCTCAGGTTCAGTCCTCTTTATCTTACAAACTGTGGCCAAACaatatttgcaaatgtttattagACTTCATTTTGATGCTTAGGTTATGTTAAATACAGCTTTTATTAACTAGAGGCAgtagtatatatacagtaggaACACACTGATTTATGTCATTTCAACAAACAAGTCTTagcatcaaatacattttgtcattatgCTATCTAAAATGTCCACTCATCATAGAGCCTTCacaattttcttttcctcacatAGTAGTGGGTCTCAACCATTTGAAAAGCATGTGGGAGACCCAACCCCAAACATTACACAGACACGCCCTAACTAGCTAaatacaaatgtacacacattaTACACATCACCAGGCCAACAGGATGCACATCCCCTTATATTCTTTCCTGTCGAGACCCATCTGTTTGTATCTAGATGCATTTGAGACAGGCAGCAGCTCACACCTGGCATCACAATACACCTCAAAGTGAGAATTTATCATCAGGTTTTGCTTCCTCTGCATGTTTGATTTTATCTGTGGGGAAGCTGCATCTGCTGCTAAACAAAGAAATGTGCTTTTGTTCTCAGCCATACAGCTAGAGAACAGAATTGATGTGGCTGTTTGGTACCTCACATTGGATGCAGACATTAAAACCTTATGCAAGTTGTGCATTTCAAATTACCTttgttattttgcattttattggaTAGTGTAAGAGTACAGTAGATAAACAGTAATCATGCATAATCCCATTTGCATTTACACCACACTACATAACACAAGAGATCACACAAATCCTGCATATCAGGCACTAGGACAAATATTATTTTGGTTTCAGtatcacacacataaaatagaGATGTTACAGTAACAGTGATTTTTGATGTTTCAGGGGAGATCCATTACCTGATGGAGCAGAGGAAGGTTTCCGTTGAGGAGCTGGACTCAGTTCCACTGGACCATGTGTGAGTAGTTGGACTAGTTGTCATCCCATCAGTTATCTTTGCTGAGaaacagattaaacattttcaaactagATAATGACATTGGTGCTATTTTGTAGGTCAAAAAAGGATGCAGCTAGCAAGTCTGGATGAGTAACAGAGAAACAATATTCAAAGTAGTGTAGTTATTGATTATATTAATATCACTTTCACTCGGTTTCAACTTTATTGACCAAGTATTTGACTCAGTAGCTCTTAATATACTTTCACACAGGTCACTTGTTACTGTATACAGCTGCTGTGAGTGATACTGTGTTATTATAGAAGTAGTGCATGGCAGCGCAAAGACGGCTGGaacaaatatatgaataacatATTAAGTTTCATCTGTTTGATGGATAgagtatatgtacagtacaactTAAACTTGTGTTTGACTATAAAAGGATATTATGTACATGATATAATTGCTCCAACATTGCTATTGCAAGTAATTTGTTAGtttaagcaacaaaaacaagtcTGCAATTATTATAATACGTGATGATGATCATTCTGTCCCCCGCGCcctacatttgtttacattatattgtcCATCCAACCTACATGTTGTTTAAAACGGCATCCAACTTACAATTGTATATTTTCACTGAGTTGTTATGGAAGTCGTTGTCAGAGTAGCCTGTACTGTCACTGCAGGCTGGGAGACGCTGAAGATGTGGCGCTGGTGAGGCACGAGGGCCGAGGTTCTGAAGGCTTTCTGGAACACATCTTCAAACATGCTGCCAAAGAGCTCTTTGGTCTGGACGTCCATGAGATCACATACAAGAACCTCAGGTGAGATGCACTGGGACCTTGAGACTTATTCTGGTGGAATATACTGCATGGAGGTCCAGTCATCTATAGCATATTTTTTACTCTCCAGTTCTATCTGTCCTGATGTATAGTTCATCTCTATTGGTCCAGTGTCATTATCATTGTGTGTAATACTTTCAAGCAGCGTCAATATTATTATATCGTCGTATCTTTTAATTTGGACATGAAATACAATTTCTTTGTCTGAAAACTCTCCTCCTGTGTACTCTGTTGGTTTTTTAGGAACCGCGACTTCCAGGAAGTGACTCTGGAGCGGGATGGGGAAACTCTGTTGCAGTTTGCTGCCATCTATGGTTTCAGGAACATCCAGACCCTGGTTCACCGAATGAGAAAGGGACGTGTGCCTTACCAGCTGGTGGAGGTGCTGTCCTGCCCAGGAGGTAACACCACAACTACCAGCATGgttttgaaaatattcattgttTTGAAACTTAAACCTGCCACTCCTAGAAACGTTACTTGAAATACTACCCTTCAGCTCGGATCTGCTGCTGTAAACCGTTCTTGTGTCTCCCTTGTGTCCACTCAGGGTGCTTGAGCGGCCGCGGTCAGGCAGAGAGCGAGGCGGGAGGCCGGGTGGATAAAGCCCTGGTCCAGCAGATGGAGGAGGCCTATAGCAGCCTGCCAGTCCGTCTCCCAGAGGTCAACCCCACCGTGCACACCCTCTATCAAGACTGGCTGCAGGGCCAGGACTCCCCGCAGGCCAGTACACTCCTGCACACCCATTACAGAAATCAGAGTCAGATCCACACACAGCCCCCACACATGCAGTGGTGAGGAGAAAGGGGATGCTTTCAGACATCAGGAAGTTGAATGAGGGCTGCTTCTGGatgattctgattctgcttGGACCATCTCATCGTTCATGCTGGCACCGTGAAGGACAAGCCGAGGACCATGCTGCACACGGACCAGGTGCAGTTGTTCCGTTTGGCCACAGGGGGGCGATGTCTGTATTTGAAATTGGTGGATATCCTGTGCCAACCCTGAGTCTGAGGACAAATGAAGGTCCAGAGtccagaaaaacacacatttacattttctgcagaCTGAAGCAGTGATGTCAGTAAGCTGCAGTTAATGGCAAACAATGAATTAGGTACAAAGTCACCTGATCCGCCAACTGTTCTGAGAAATCAGGAAGTCTGTACAAGTGTGGActatttatgtctatttatAGAGCAATAAGCCGCTGAggaaacatatacagtataagaagCTTTTAGGAGCCCATGACCTGAACTTGTGGATACTGAATGTACATTTGAGGAGTCTAATGTATTCCAAATGTAAACTGTCCAATATGATACATGCTGTTTTACTTTGTGTTCAAGTTATCTCCACTGTTCCTCACTGAAAGACAAGACACATTGATAACTATGCAACAGTGTGATCGTCTTATCTCAACAGTCCTGGTCAATGGAGAGTAAGGCTGCTGTGTGATTCAAGAGGTTAAAGGCCTTTTAATAACACATTATAACCTGACCTGTTTGCTTATATTTAACTACCAGCCCACTGTTTGGTTTATCTGTCCCAGTGAAGAATCagtcattattttttaatggtACAGGATGATTTCATTTGTATTATCACTTTGTTGCCATTCCACAAACTAGTATTTTTAAgttatatgttgtttttgttctttgtttttacaaGATCAAACACACATGTTAAGCACTAAAATACTCTGACAAATGAGgtgttgtttcattttaatgtagaGTCTCTGCGGGTGATGTCATTGTTCACTGAACAGCCTCTGCCTCCTGTTGAGTTAAAACTGTGGTAattcacaaaacacactgtcaacagtttttaattttaaagttcTGATGAAAACTtctcaataatataatatactctCTCGAAACTAACAAATGTAACCTCTTTTTAAccaatttttttgttatttgagtGAATTGAACCTTTTTAAAGGTGCTTCATACAGTGTGCAAGCCGTAGTGctgaaactatttatttatttgaatgatCAATTTTTATGATCAAATTGCTAAAATTATTTATCCTGCAAAATTGGCAAACACACCggttccatcttctcaaatgtaagcACTTActgcttctctcttttttatatcattggtaattgaatatctttggattttggattgtatgtcagacaaaacaagcaattagaagacatcaccttgggctgttGGAAATAATAATTGGcctgttttttttactgacattttacagaccaatgGATTAATCGAATCTATCTTTCTTTCCTTATTTATTTTGATCCCCATTAGCTTCCACAGAGTGGTTGTTAGCGTTACTGAGATccacacaaaatatatattttttaaaacaatttaaaggaataggttaccattttggaaaatatgcttctttgctttcttgcagaggctaatgtctgtgtgttaagtacgaGCTGGAGCcaattatcttagcttagcatagaaaCTGGAGTcaggggcaaacagctagcctggctctgtctgaagttCAGAAATTCACATAACAGCACCTCACtatcatgtttgtttaatccgtgcacaaaaatgaaagcaaaaacaacaatttgctgttttacagagAGATAACGTGTGGTTATTCTTGGTGAACAGCAGCAGCGCACCGTGACTTCCTGGTGTTTTGTCACCTTGAGGTTAGCAGGTAACCACCAGAGAGTCCATGAAGTCACTTTAATTATTTGGTGCATTTCcagttaattaaaacaaaaattaacaTCTATGTGAGATGAATTAGTTTTTGTTCAGTAACTTTTTGATCAGTCTCATGTTGGAGGGTGACATGTACCAGGCAGAA is a window of Siniperca chuatsi isolate FFG_IHB_CAS linkage group LG20, ASM2008510v1, whole genome shotgun sequence DNA encoding:
- the narf gene encoding nuclear prelamin A recognition factor isoform X2, with amino-acid sequence MSEVNIVKRKEKCENCTKQCNKKQGEDGANSHQERDEVNGQVHEGSQLLLSACLSCDGCLSVEESLKISQQSLEEVERVLTLNKKCDVSKHKVLVASMCPQSLPFFAVKFGLDITEAAHKLCGFLKSLGVQYVFDTTLAAGFSILESQKEFIQRYRRRHHDSHALPMFTSSCPGWIRYSERVLGSLVTPHICTARSPQQIMGCLVKDYFSKQQKLSPEKVYHVLVAPCFDKKLEAIREEFYSSLLETRDVDCVLTSGEIHYLMEQRKVSVEELDSVPLDHVLGDAEDVALVRHEGRGSEGFLEHIFKHAAKELFGLDVHEITYKNLRNRDFQEVTLERDGETLLQFAAIYGFRNIQTLVHRMRKGRVPYQLVEVLSCPGGCLSGRGQAESEAGGRVDKALVQQMEEAYSSLPVRLPEVNPTVHTLYQDWLQGQDSPQASTLLHTHYRNQSQIHTQPPHMQW
- the narf gene encoding nuclear prelamin A recognition factor isoform X1, with product MSEVNIVKRKEKCENCTKQCNKKQGEDGANSHQERDEVNGQVHEGSQLLLSACLSCDGCLSVEESLKISQQSLEEVERVLTLNKKCDVSKHKVLVASMCPQSLPFFAVKFGLDITEAAHKLCGFLKSLGVQYVFDTTLAAGFSILESQKEFIQRYRRRHHDSHALPMFTSSCPGWIRYSERVLGSLVTPHICTARSPQQIMGCLVKDYFSKQQQKLSPEKVYHVLVAPCFDKKLEAIREEFYSSLLETRDVDCVLTSGEIHYLMEQRKVSVEELDSVPLDHVLGDAEDVALVRHEGRGSEGFLEHIFKHAAKELFGLDVHEITYKNLRNRDFQEVTLERDGETLLQFAAIYGFRNIQTLVHRMRKGRVPYQLVEVLSCPGGCLSGRGQAESEAGGRVDKALVQQMEEAYSSLPVRLPEVNPTVHTLYQDWLQGQDSPQASTLLHTHYRNQSQIHTQPPHMQW